A window from Drosophila nasuta strain 15112-1781.00 chromosome 3, ASM2355853v1, whole genome shotgun sequence encodes these proteins:
- the LOC132790287 gene encoding angiopoietin-related protein 7-like — MFEMKNWVPVFLIAAALCGVINSESISICEEARRTDAECGSYCYAVSKPLLQMAPLCHRKDQEISELKDKLQDLQRKVTAFEAQESQCKILDELTSLRSAVESMANSRVVNTSDASIELKKCQDRLSNTIGCRNSRTLQQTLTETRDRLKKCLDKDANTTNVEESKAEAKPEYPSNCLGSKRPIVILKVQVPDIAPFRVRCNNEIAGPGWMVIQQQVKGSLVDFERNWETYRSGFGDLHGSHFIGLEKLYHLTKSQPHELYIHMVTFQEFVTQAYYDNFRVDSEAEGYRLIDLGKYSGGAGDAGDALSFNNNQKFSTLDRDNDSYDRVHCAREFRSGWWHNNCTESNLNGIYMRTDEASRWGIWWRPWQIYTPFKAVHMLIRPKQ, encoded by the exons ATGttcgaaatgaaaaattggGTCCCCGTTTTCCTAATTGCAGCTGCACTATGCGGTGTAATCAATTCTGAATCAATTTCC ATTTGTGAAGAGGCGCGCAGAACTGATGCGGAGTGTGGCTCCTATTGCTATGCGGTCTCGAAACCTTTGCTGCAGATGGCACCATTGTGTCATAGGAAGGATCAGGAGATATCTGAACTCAAGGATAAGTTGCAAGATCTCCAGAGGAAAGTGACTGCCTTTGAGGCACAGGAATCGCAGTGTAAAATATTAGATGAGCTAACGTCATTAAGAAGTGCAGTTGAATCCATGGCAAACTCAAGGGTCGTCAATACTTCGGATGCCTCTATTGAGTTAAAAAAATGTCAAGATCGCCTTAGTAATACGATCGGCTGTCGAAACTCAAGGACGTTACAGCAAACACTCACTGAAACTAGAGATCGACTAAAGAAGTGTTTGGACAAAGATGCAAATACGACGAATGTTGAAGAGAGTAAAGCAGAAGCAAAACCCGAATATCCTAGCAACTGTTTGGGGTCTAAGCGCCCTATTGTTATCCTTAAGGTTCAAGTTCCGGACATTGCACCCTTCCGTGTGCGTTGCAACAATGAAATTGCAGGTCCCGGCTGGATGGTTATTCAGCAACAAGTGAAGGGTTCCCTTGTCGATTTTGAACGCAATTGGGAAACCTATCGCTCGGGATTTGGCGACCTGCATGGCAGCCACTTTATTGGTCTGGAGAAGCTTTATCACCTCACAAAATCACAGCCCCATGAGCTCTACATCCATATGGTTACATTTCAGGAATTTGTAACCCAGGCGTACTACGACAATTTCCGAGTGGATAGCGAAGCTGAGGGATACAGATTAATCGACCTGGGCAAGTATTCCGGGGGCGCTGGTGATGCGGGGGATGCATTATCcttcaacaacaaccagaagTTCTCTACACTGGATAGGGACAACGACAGCTACGATCGAGTTCACTGCGCCCGCGAGTTTAGAAGTGGCTGGTGGCACAATAATTGCACTGAAAG CAATCTCAATGGAATTTACATGAGAACAGATGAAGCTAGTAGATGGGGCATTTGGTGGAGACCTTGGCAGATATACACCCCTTTTAAGGCGGTGCACATGCTTATTAGACCCAAGCAGTAG